The Triplophysa rosa linkage group LG15, Trosa_1v2, whole genome shotgun sequence genome has a segment encoding these proteins:
- the mthfd1a gene encoding C-1-tetrahydrofolate synthase, cytoplasmic, whose translation MFSVTATMLRRGALRYSQCTMATVVSGNKTSQQVRERLRTEIAEMSSQFPGFRPGLVVLQVGDRDDSNLYISMKLKAAAEIGINASHIRLPKTATEDEVLRCIIAVNENPAVHGLIVQLPLDSFYPIDTEKVTNAVAQEKDVDGLTSINAGKLSRGDLRNCYIPCTPNGCLELISQTGVAVSGKNAVVIGRSKIVGAPMHDLLLWNHATVTTCHSKTIDLAEQVGRADILVVGAGKAEMVKGEWVKEGAVVIDCGINHITDSSKPSGKRVVGDVHYSSAVQRAGYITPVPGGVGPMTVAMLMKNTVQSANRFLQTHRPGKWNIVYTKVKPRKPQPSVITISRSCPAKPIAQLAREMGLFSEEVEPYGKSRAKIQLGVLKRMENQPDGKYVVVTGITPPPVGEGKRTMALGLAQALGAHLNINAFACVREPFPGFCFGAKGFAVGGGYCQVVPLDEVSLQPFGQYEAVSSASRLVMDAVKAHPHYETKLSQKALFDWMVPLREGQRSLSTAQLSRLKKLGIEKSDPLTFTEAEIRRFVRLDIDADTAADCDFLGNEIMAILSLSSAEEDLKQRLSRIVVATNKSGDPVTTEDLDVSGTLAMLLKDALKPVLMQTVEGTPVFVHTSPLADIAQGYTSILADKMALKLVGSEGFVVSESGHGGDVGLEKFFNIKCHYSGLKPDVVVMVANVRTLKMHGSALPNLKQLEKGCFHLKKQVENAKAFGLPVIVAVNTFSCDTNAELELVCSHAKQAGAFDAVQCTHWSEGGAGALTLAKAVRRSAKLPGQFKFLYDSQIPADGKLRTVAKQMYGAKDIELSPKAMEKLALYTKQGFGNLPVCIAKTHLSLSNDPKLKRVPSDFILPITDVKANAGAGFLYALTDSVSSCYS comes from the exons ATGTTTTCCGTCACTGCCACAATGCTCCGTCGAGGAGCTTTGAGATACAGTCAGTGCACCATGGCAACCGTTGTCTCTGGCAACAAGACCTCACA ACAGGTGAGAGAGCGACTCAGAACTGAGATAGCAGAGATGAGCAGTCAGTTTCCAGGCTTCAGGCCAGGCCTGGTTGTGCTGCAG GTCGGGGACAGAGATGATTCGAACCTCTACATCAGCATGAAGCTCAAGGCAGCGGCCGAG ATTGGAATCAATGCGAGCCACATTAGGCTTCCCAAGACAGCCACGGAGGATGAA GTTTTGCGTTGCATAATCGCAGTCAACGAAAACCCGGCAGTCCACGGTCTCATCGTGCAACTGCCTCTCGATTCCTTTTATCCAATTGACACAGAAAAAGTGACCAACGCTGTTGCCCAAGAGAAAGATGTTGATGG CCTGACCAGTATAAATGCAGGGAAGCTGTCTCGAGGAGACCTGAGGAACTGTTACATCCCATGCACTCCTAATGGGTGTTTGGAGCTCATCAGTCAGACCG GTGTGGCTGTATCTGGGAAGAATGCTGTCGTGATTGGCCGCAGTAAGATTGTTGGAGCTCCAATGCACGATCTGCTCTTATGGAATCATGCTACAGTGACCACCTGTCACTCCAAGACTATTGACCTTGCTGAACAG GTGGGCAGAGCAGACATATTGGTTGTGGGTGCTGGCAAAGCTGAGATGGTGAAAGGAGAGTGGGTGAAGGAGGGGGCGGTGGTCATAGATTGTGGCATCAATCATATAACAG acagcagTAAACCCAGTGGGAAACGTGTAGTGGGAGATGTGCACTACTCGTCAGCTGTACAGCGAGCTGGATACATCACTCCAGTGCCTGGTGGAGTCGGACCCATGACTGTAGCCATGCTGATGAAG AATACAGTGCAAAGTGCAAACCGGTTTCTGCAGACACACAGGCCTGGGAAGTGGAACATTGTCTACACAAAGGTGAAACCCCGAAAGCCTCAGCCAAG TGTCATTACAATCTCCCGTTCGTGTCCGGCCAAACCAATCGCTCAGCTTGCGAGAGAGATGGGTCTGTTTTCTGAGGAAGTGGAGCCATATGGCAAGAGCAGAGCTAAGATACAACTGGGTGTTCTTAAACGCATGGAGAACCAGCCTGATGGGAAATATGTGGTTGTCACTGG AATTACTCCTCCTCCAGTGGGTGAGGGAAAGCGTACCATGGCTCTTGGGTTGGCTCAGGCCTTAGGAGCCCACTTGAACATTAACGCTTTTGCTTGCGTTCGAGAGCCTTTTCCTGGATTCTGTTTTGGTGCCAAAG GGTTTGCTGTTGGAGGCGGATACTGTCAGGTTGTTCCGTTGGATGAG GTCAGCCTTCAACCTTTTGGACAATATGAGGCCGTTTCTAGTGCCAGCAGACTGGTGATGGACGCGGTCAAAGCACATCCTCACTATGAGACCAAGCTCTCGCAAAAG GCTTTGTTTGATTGGATGGTTCCTCTCAGAGAAGGTCAAAGGTCGCTCTCCACAGCCCAGCTTAGCCGACTGAAG AAACTGGGCATTGAGAAATCTGACCCCTTGACCTTCACAGAGGCCGAGATAAGACGTTTTGTCCGATTGGATATTGACGCAGATACTGCAGCA GATTGTGACTTTTTGGGAAATGAGATCATGGCTATACTGTCACTAAGCAGCGCTGAGGAGGATCTGAAACAGAGGCTGTCTAGGATAGTAGTAGCTACAAACAAATCTGGAGATCCTGTCACCACAGAGGATTTg GATGTCAGTGGTACATTGGCCATGCTTTTGAAAGATGCACTGAAACCTGTCCTGATGCAAACGGTGGAG GGTACACCAGTGTTTGTTCACACCAGCCCATTAGCTGACATTGCCCAAGGCTACACTTCAATCCTGGCAGACAAAATGGCCCTAAAATTGGTTGGAAGTGAAGGATTTGTAG TCAGCGAGTCTGGTCATGGTGGTGACGTGGGCTTGGAGAAGTTCTTCAACATTAAATGCCACTACTCAGGCCTGAAGCCAGATGTGGTGGTGATGGTGGCTAATGTTCGTACCTTGAAAATGCATGGCAGTGCCCTCCCT AACCTCAAACAGCTTGAAAAAGGATGTTTTCACCTGAAGAAACAGGTGGAGAATGCAAAAGCCTTTGGCTTGCCGGTGATAGTAGCCGTCAATACATTCAG CTGTGATACTAATGCTGAGCTGGAGCTGGTGTGTAGCCATGCAAAGCAGGCTGGAGCTTTTGATGCAGTGCAGTGCACTCACTGGTCTGAGGGGGGCGCTGGAGCGCTGACTCTGGCTAAGGCTGTTCGGAGATCAGCAAAACTACCTGGCCAGTTCAAGTTCCTCTATGACTCACAG ATACCAGCTGATGGTAAGTTAAGAACTGTGGCAAAGCAGATGTATGGAGCGAAGGACATAGAGCTGTCACCAAAAGCCATGGAGAAGCTTGCACTTTACACAAAACAG GGCTTTGGGAATTTGCCGGTCTGCATAGCCAAGACACACCTGTCCTTGAGTAATGATCCCAAGCTGAAAAGAGTGCCCTCGGACTTCATCCTGCCCATTACAGATGTCAAAGCCAATGCTGGAGCTGGTTTCCTCTATGCTTTGACTGACTCGGTGAGCTCatgttattcataa